The window TGCGACAGACTTAAATTGTCCACATGAAAACAAAGCCAAGTTGGCATACAAGCCGACAGATTTcccctttttcttcctctttcctTTGTCATTGCTTCTGACAACGCGAAACCGCGTTTCGttaagaaggaagaaaaaaaaatgttgtgaAAAATGGCCTCCACGCCTACTCCCAACCCATCCCATCCCATCCCATCCCACCCCATCCTTCAATCAGTCGACGCTGACATTTTACAACTTGATCGCAACCACGTCCATTTCTGCTACCAAACATACCGCCCACCCCGCAACGCTGTGCCTGCCCTCACCAAGCAACCAACCTGTCCTATTGATTTCTTTTaggaaaattataaaaccGTTCCATTATTCACAACAACTAGATATCCACAAGATTACTCTACGTTACTTTCTTTTCGGCTGTCATTAACgattttttaatattgattTTATCAGAGATAGATCCAGAATTTTACAAGGTAATTAAAggtaattttacaaaattatgaattatctcaaattttataatatagtaataaaaaattaaaaaatgacaGTAATTATCATCCATCACTACTTTAACTCTGCCACTTAATTTTATCCTTTCGCCACCTCCTCTTCTTGCGCACATTTTTCCCATTAATGGACCAGTCATTATCTTGATAATAACTTATTTGTTTGCGCAAAACTTATGCTTCAATTGCCCATATATATAGTCATGACTCAAGATCTTGCTATATCTGGAGATCCCCAACTCGAATTATTAGAATGTTATGTAGTACACCGTTAATAGGATATCTTAGACAACGACAATTTGATATTGTAATTTGAAAATCtctctaaattaaaatttgagattttaagataaaaagaatgatatttataaaaaaaactacttTCTATCGAAAATAATTACCGAATGTatgttaaaacaaatttacatATTCTAATACTTATTGATAATTTTGTTTCTACTTTCcacaagaaaacaaattaagtaataTAACttgacttaaaaattttaatttaacttttattttgatcataccagttttgtttttttgggtACAGTCATTAGACTAGCTAAGGCCAACATGATTAAGGTTAATGTAATTGATGTATAATGCTTTGATTTAACATTAGCAAGACATTTAATGATTGTGGGCTACCTCAAACTGccaattatttaattaaataataaatgaccTGCTAGAAGGACAAGTTTGGTAAGCAACCTTTGAGGATGTTTATTGGTAGATTTTGAGAGTTTGGTATGCATGATTGTCGAGAAGCAAATTTGAAAGTACATTTCCTTCACACCATGTAGATATTGCGTCATActttttaaacataaaaaataaaaatataatacttgaaaaaattttaaaattatttaaaaaaattattttttatttatattaaattaattttatgtatttttattaaattaattttatgtatttttatttttaattaaataaaattttataattaacagttgactaattatttttatcattgtaTACTATTGTGTGGCATAGAcgtaaaaagtgaaaaatatcaCACACTTGTGTTATTATGTTATATCAACATctcacatcatcatcattataaTATGTTCATATCATATGAGATAAAATAACatgtgatattttgattaataataattaattaattattatttataaaaaattatttgattggaaataaaaataaaattatttgattgaatataataaaaaattaagaatttatttaaattttttaaataatttaatttttttttaatattatactTGATTGGAGGGCATGACATAACATGGCAAAGATCATAAAGTTTACTTGGAAGTAGTTGAAGTAAATATTCCATAATGGTAATAACAATTTGAGAGAAAAGGGTTCAACCCTCTTAATGATGAGGGTGGCTAGGTATTGTAGCACCATAAAAATGGGTCCCAACACTCAAAAGGGTGGTCTTATCCAAAGTAGATAACTATagagggttttttttttttggttaatttatttactttttaaaaataaaaaagattataGAGTAAAGTTTATAGTTGGATCTTCGTTGGTGCCTGAACCTGTATATAGTTTGATTTTTAAGATTCATGTATGTACAAATGGGATTGATTTTGACGGAAGAAGAAAAGGCGTGAGCGCAAACACAACTACGGCTAATATAAATCTAGTTTGCAAAGACGTATACGGCATTGTGATGCTTGCTTCCTTTTGGTTGGTCCGTATTCTCCCACTATGATATTtccaaacaaaattaaatagtaataCGTTCCTATAgttagtttttattatttacacCTCAACTATCAATTATTTATGTAAAAAGAACGTGCATTTTTTCACGAGTTCAATGAAATATCATTTCGATAGAATTTTATGTTCCAATcatcttttttcaattattggAACCAATCAATCTTATTGGCGGAAAAGTAATTGATGCCTAAGGTTATTctataataaaacaataaagatataatgtttgaaaaaatttataacttattttaaaattttaaataaatttatattcttttgttacattcaatttaattatatatctttatttttgactaaataagtttttataattaataattggtTAATTATCATTAGTTGCAGTACCACgtgttattttttatgtcaTGTAACGCTAATGTGGTGCTGACTTTaagggtaaaaaaaaaattatataatcatgTCATTATGTATgtgatataaaattataaatgacatttatactaataacaagtaatcaagcattaattataaaagtttaatttgttcaaaacaaaaacataagaatttcgttgaatacaataacataataaaattttttaaaataatttaaaaattactatgcGTGTAGAATAAAAAGAGAGTACATAAATCACTAAATTGCTGAAAAAGAGTAATTTTTGTGTTTAGTAGAAAAAGGGTGACGTTGGAGTCACGCTTGGGTTGAACATGTCCACCCCAAGAAATCAAGTCAAGGTCTCTAGACTTCCACCTTGTTTGCAATTGACAGCCACATTGGATTTTGTTCATGGTTGATACTTCTAGAGTGATAATTAAGTTTCTCCTAATATTTTTACCATtgggtttcttttcttttttcttttttttctctcattgGCTTTACCACCTTTCCCAAGTTTTCTTAACACGACCTTTGGTGCAAATTTGTTATAGTCTTCTTCCCCtacttaattaaattcaattggGATTGACAAAGTAAGATGTCCCAATTGTACATTAAATCACAAAAATCCTAGCAACTTTATATTATTGGGGTAATCAATTTTGTTGAATTGggtttaaattttacaaaatgtTGATGCACGAAAGTCTAAATTTCTAATTGCAATGGAGAGTAGTTGCTCATCCAAAATTgcttaaaaatagaaaataaagtgGGGGGAGAAAGAGAAGTGATTAGGACATGATCATTATTACCATGTATTTGCAAGTGGTTGATATTTGGTCCTCCTTTGTCTAGAAGACTATAAACGCCGGTCTTGGAGGGCAACAAGTCAATTCGTAGACTTTACCCATTTCCTGGCTGCCTTTTGACATTTCACTTAACCAACCCCAAGTTTCAAAGCACAAGGTATTATGGGGTTACCTTCCATTTcgtttctttttggttttccaATTGGGCATCTAAGTGGACAAAAGGTTGCTCATGTGTcagtgtttattttaattcatgTATATGTCAATTGCTCTGTGACATGGCAGCATGACCTTAGGTCTTGATTCAATGTCTCAATTATATAAGGTTTATTATTATAGGATTTAAAATTGTCTTTTAAATAAACGAATAAAGACGCAAAATAAAGTTACAACTTGTGTAAgattatttcccttttttatgATTGCTGCAAAACATGAAAAAGGTGACAAAACTTCATAAAAGGAGCTAATAAACgaataagaaaaggaaagaaaattctCGCTATTAGGCTATTAGCTACAAatgctaaaaatataaaagaattacGATGCCGTTATagaaattaactaaaattattattttatgaaaaaactttaaaattttgtattgaATTCTATTTCGTGAATCGTAAAATTTTGTGAATCATTGAATCTTTAAAGGCAAGGTGCGGCTAAAATCATTAAATCGAAATCATGTCCATTTGAGTGTCACGTGttgttgttaaaaaaaaaagattgaacTCTATTATTAAAACAAACACATAATAATTGTTAGgaataaaacacaaaaaatttAGTGATtaatccttttttattttttatttatcctCTCTTCCTCTTTCAATTAAACATATTAGTTGTACTCGAACATTTAACTCATTGATTGATACataatttcttatttaaaaaacaaGATTCGAACCTCTTCCTCTCAaatatggaaaaagaaaaattaaacatattaGTTTCAAAGTCTATCTTTCTGTTGTCTTTATCTTGCTTACAACGTCATTGGACATATAGCACCTTCCTTATTctaatttgaaataattaaaaaccttatcaaTATTGGTATTTTCTTTAACAATAGCAAAACTAAGAAATTCACTTGGATTAAACCATAGTTTTGGCTGATACAATCATTCCGTTGactttaatcaatttttaattcaaaattagcCTTTGTTTTCCGttttacaaagaaaataatagttttGTTTATAGTGTAAGATTAGTTAATCGTGAAAAGCTAtgtaagaaataaaaaaaaaatacaaattaacagaaaaataaaaatgtcgTTTTCAATTCTACTCTTTAGACTTTTCACTCAATGTTGAAGATAACACGAAACTATCAGAAGGACCAACCAATTtgcaaagagaaaaacaacaaaattaaagaatcacagaaacaaagaacaaagagcAAAGACaatccttcttctttcttaTATATAAACACAAAAACAGGGAAAGAAAGCACAGACGAAAAGCAGGGGAAAAAATGGCTGAGAGAGAAGCAGAGCAAGGAACAAGATCAAAGCTTTCAGCTCTAACACGACCAACAATTACTCTACCGCCAAGACCAGCCATGGATGGTTTATTTTCAAGTGGTTCAGGGCTAAGTCCAGGGCCTATGACACTGGTTTCAGCTTTTTTTTCTGACCCTGACTCAACAGAGCATAAGTCTTTTTCTCAGCTTTTAGCTGGAGCTATGGCTTCACCTGGAGCTAGACTACCTTACAATTCCATGGATGGTTTATTTATGGAAGTGGGTTTTAAAGATGGAGCTGAAAAAAGTGCTGGGTTTAAGCAGAGTAGGCCTTTGAATTTGGCTGTTGCTAGGTCTCCTTTGTTCACTGTGCCTCCAGGGATAAGCCCTTCTGGCTTGCTTAATTCTCCGGGCTTCTTTCCTCTTTCTCCTCAGgtaattgacttaaattatgttcttttaattatgagtctgctttgttcttggtgtcaaaaaaagaaactaaaaaagaaaaaaagtatcggtttttattacttttaagtaagataaataatttggGTAGTAATAGTATCTTGGATTTAAATGTAGTTTATGCAGTTTTTAGCTTTTAGCCTTTAAATGATGGGGgaatttgttttttgtttcttggATGGGGGGTCAAGAACTTAGATGCTTAAGGTTACGTTCTTCCATTCATAGAATTGGGAATTCTATGATCAACTAATTGATCTGTTGAGCATCTTAGTCTGTTTGGTTAAggcttatttattttcttcttttattatgaattCTTATGGCCTGCATCAAACTGAACTTTTTGGGTTTAGCATCACACGTTGAACAGTTGAGAATGGTGAAGGTCTTTTCGTGGAAGTGTAATTTGTTGGCTACTGGTTCAAGTGTTGCTGTAGATATTAATGCTGAATTGACACGTTAAAACTTGTTGCTGATGACACAAGAGTTGGATGGAATATCATTTATGGTCTAAATGCTGAATTGAGTTATTGATTGTTAGCAGTGTGCACTCCCTTTCAATTCAGTCTTCTATGTAGGACTTGTGGGATTCTGTCAAATACATATAGAAATTGAATCCAGAAGTTGAAAAAGTGTACCTTGCTTACTGTGTCATGATTGTCTTCTTGTGTCACTTGGTGCCATATTGATGGCTATCAATCTACCATAACCAAATTCTTATTTTGGTGATAATCAGTTAATCAAACTTTTGTTTCATAATTTCTGCAGAGTCCATTTGGAATATCCCACCAGCAAGCATTGGCACAAGTTACAGCTCAAGCTGCCCTAGCCCAATCTCATGTGCGTGCACAAGCAGAATATCAAACTTTGTCAGTAGCAGCTCCTTCAGAGTCATTGATACATCATCCATCCTTCAATTCTGAAGAAACTTCACAGCAGATGCCTCCTGCAGCCTCTGACCCTCAAAGCTCTGCAATAGAATACTCCGAAGCTTCTCAATCTGATAGGAAAAATCAGCCTTCTGTTGCTGTGGATAAACCTGCTGAAGATGGCTACAACTGGCGTAAGTATGGGCAGAAGCCTATTAAAGGCTGTGAGTATCCGCGAAGCTACTATAAGTGTACGCATTTGAATTGCCCTGTCAAGAAGAAGGTTGAGCGATCTGCTGATGGCCAAATAACTGAAATTATATACAAAGGTGCACACAATCATGAAAAGCctcaaccaaataaacaagGAAAGGGTGGAAATGATGGAAATTCAATTTCACAGGCTAATTCCGAACTAGGTTCTCAGGGTGTAGCTGGAAATTTGAACAAGTTAAGTGAAATTGTACCAACTCATTCCATACCTGGGAAAAATCATGAATCTGCTCAAGTGGCTGTGGAAATACCAAGTGAGAGTGAGGAAGGTTGCGATGAAGAAAGTAGAGAAGaaagagatgatgatgaacCAAATCCAAAAAGAAGGCAAGTTTTAAGTGTACTTGTAACCGATCATGCAAATTcatatttcttaaatcttcaTAATTTTGAGAGCATTGTGCTTTTGACTGCAGGAATGCTGCAGGGGAATCTGCAGTAGTCTTGTCGCACAAGACAGTCACAGAATCAAAAATTATTGTGCAAACAAGAAGTGAAGTCGACCTTTTAGATGATGGCTATAGGTGGCGCAAATATGGGCAGAAAGTGGTCAAAGGGAACCCACATCCAAGGTGCGATGGAATATACATATGTTTGTTTGCCTATGGTTCTAATGATTACATTATGGCATAAATTCTGGTGCTTAACATATTCTGATTAATTAAACATACAGTTGCCTCTCTGTTCAAGACATTCTATATTCATTCTCACAGTGTTTTTCTCCTTATAAACTGAAACTTTAACAGTATTGAACTCTACAACCATTTGAAGATGAGCAAAATCTATACCTAATGATGTTTTAGCTATGGTATAAACTTTTGAGTGCTCTAAAATGGAAAATTGCCTGCTTGATATATCTTAGAATTGATCTTCAAAAGCAGTATGATCTAATTTCTTGGAGATTTGGATAATAGGCATACAACCTTAGGACTGCTAATCATTGTGACTTTTGATCTCTCTTGCATTTAgactaaaaaaattgataaaaagtCCTTGAGTACGCATTTTATAGCAAAAACCTTTCTTGATTGTCTGCCATCAGTATATATTGACTAGATTCTCTGGTAAACTGGGCTACCCTACATCCCCAACTTTGTTTAGTTTGTGTGCATATTGGctgaaaaatttgatgaatgTAAGAAACTTAAAATGGAAAGATAACCTTATTCTTTATCTGTGCAAAGCATCTATCAAATTTCTGGACTGCAGTTTGGCAACCTAACCACAAATGCCAAACTAAGCCTGAGTTAAAAGAACTCATGTTGCAGGATAGATGCTACCGTCATCAATTTATCTCCCTGTTTTGCTTGTTAAATGCTGTTTATCTAATACTGATTTGACGAATGTAGATGTAGTATCAATGCTGTTATCTTGTTGCAGATACATGTTTGAatgtgaatttatttatttattctcatATACATTATGACTTTGAGTTTATCGTGATACGCTGACTCtatatcttttatatatatatatgtatgtatgtatttatgtatgtatatttgtATACAATTGGGagtaaatatatttgatggttgtattataaaaatagaaagaacACGGTTTTATCAAGGGGCTCTAATCTAATCCCACTCTGCTTCATCTACCTTctagtaatttattttttggcttTCAAGCTGCTGTACTTTAATAAAAAGTTGTTTGCCTTTTTGGGATTATTTCTGAGGCATTTAAGCTTTCCCCGCAGGAGCTATTACAAATGCACAAGTGCGGGATGCAACGTTCGGAAGCA is drawn from Theobroma cacao cultivar B97-61/B2 chromosome 4, Criollo_cocoa_genome_V2, whole genome shotgun sequence and contains these coding sequences:
- the LOC18601579 gene encoding probable WRKY transcription factor 3, translated to MAEREAEQGTRSKLSALTRPTITLPPRPAMDGLFSSGSGLSPGPMTLVSAFFSDPDSTEHKSFSQLLAGAMASPGARLPYNSMDGLFMEVGFKDGAEKSAGFKQSRPLNLAVARSPLFTVPPGISPSGLLNSPGFFPLSPQSPFGISHQQALAQVTAQAALAQSHVRAQAEYQTLSVAAPSESLIHHPSFNSEETSQQMPPAASDPQSSAIEYSEASQSDRKNQPSVAVDKPAEDGYNWRKYGQKPIKGCEYPRSYYKCTHLNCPVKKKVERSADGQITEIIYKGAHNHEKPQPNKQGKGGNDGNSISQANSELGSQGVAGNLNKLSEIVPTHSIPGKNHESAQVAVEIPSESEEGCDEESREERDDDEPNPKRRNAAGESAVVLSHKTVTESKIIVQTRSEVDLLDDGYRWRKYGQKVVKGNPHPRSYYKCTSAGCNVRKHVERASTDPKAVITTYEGKHNHDVPAARNSSHTAVNNSLPQPKPHKVVAEGHSLLQKMDFLNNAQGPAVLRLKEEQIRV